AAGGCGGACATTTAGAGATTTCATCAGCAATAAACTTTACTTCATCAGAACTCGGTTCATGATACAAGCAACCATAAGCCAATCCTTCAGCCGCTTCGCGCGGGGCATATTTAATATCATAACAGGTTCGAATAAACATCTCCACATCATAGCAACCATTCTGACCCCATGACCAATCAGGACCTGTATATTGAAGCGGAGCCTGATCAACAACGATTAATTTGCCAACCCTATGATTTCCAAATAATTCCAGATAGCTCCATAAAACAGCTGCCCCCATCGACCACCCTAACACGGTTACATCACTCACGTCCAGATGATCAAGCAGTTCTTTGATGTCCATTGCATAACGAGAAATACGATGACTATGCATTACTTTTTCTGACTCTCCATGTCCACGAAAATCTAACAAAATCACCTGAAAGTCTTCAGCCAAAACACTGCTATTTTTTTCAAAAAAACGTGTCGTACACGTCCACCCAGGTAACATAAGCAATGGTTTGCCACGTCCTATTACCTCATAATATAATTCAACTTGATCATTAGTATAAAAAGATGCCATTTTTTCCTCCTGTATTTATTATTTTCAGCCACCGTCTTCATCGATAACAATTGAATTCTCAATTATCATTATATACAATATGTAATAGTTTTCAATGGATTTTATACTAAACATTTTTCAATTGATTATGCGATAGTACAATTTAATTATTCATTTGCTAGTTAACACTTCAATCCCCTGTCTTTTCTATTTCAATTTTTGCAGTAACATGATATAGTAATAGCATTAAGCACTAAATCGACACTAACTCAAAGAGGTTAAAATTATGCATTTTTCCAATATTGGTATTGCTATCTTACTGACTCTACTAGCCGGCTTATCCACCGGTATTGGCGGCCTGATAGTTCTTACTTTTGAAAAAACTAATACCAAACTTTTATCGATCGCCTTGGGCTTCTCCGCTGGCGTAATGATTTACGTTTCCTTCGTAGAATTGTTTTATGAATCCCGACAATTACTCACCGCCAATCTGGGGCATACAAGTGGAACTTGGGTCAATATTATTTCTTTTTTTGGCGGAATGCTCTTGATTGCCATTATCGATAAACTGGTCCCCTCATATGAAAATCCCCACGAAGCACATTTGGTTGAAGAAGCAACTAGCTGCCCAGCTGATGGTAGCCAGAAACTCTTGCGGGTTGGTATGATGACCGCCCTGATCATTGCTATCCACAATTTCCCAGAGGGGATGGCGACATTTGTATCTACCATTCAAAATCCACAATTGGGAATTGCTATTGCTATCGCAGTTGCCATTCATAACATCCCAGAAGGGATGTCTGTGGCAATTCCTGTATTCTGTGCTACTGGAGACCGTCGTAAAGCTCTGAGATGGTCGTTTTTTTCTGGGATGGCTGAGCCGGTCGGTGCCATAGTTGCTTACTTACTGCTTGTTCCAATTCTAAATGATACAGTGTTCGGTATCCTCTTTGGAATAATCGCCGGTATTATGGTATTTATATCCTTCGACGAACTATTGCCAACCGCCAGGGAATATGGTGAACATCATTTATCCATCTATGGACTGATTGGCGGGATGATTCTGATGGCCATAAGCTTGATCTTGATCGGTTAAATGCTTTTTAACCAGCAAACAAAAAATTTAAAAGTCTTTAGCAGTTTGTTTCCCAATAAAGACTTTTGTTTACTTGAAAACTTTCTCTAGAAGCAGAATGCTTAACACCATGCTACTCCTAGTTATTCACCAGAAAGATAAGTCTTATTGATAGCATTTACCAAAGCTAATGCACTTGCCTGCATTACATCCTTCTCAATCGCTTTTCCTGAGAATACCTCATCATTATGGCGAATCTGAACAGACACTTTTCCCATACTTCCCCGACCTCGGCCAAGGCTGTTAATCCGGTAATCAATCAGTTCAACGGGAATATCACAGGCCTTAATAATACTACCATAAAGCGCTGCCACAACCCCATTATCACTTGCGCTGGAAACAAACTCCTGCTCACCTTTTGACAATGTGATAGTTGCCAACACGACGCCTCCTTTAGCGTTTAACTCGTAATCATTTAACTGCCAGAGTTCAGGACAAGACTTACCGGAAAATGTTGCTCTGTTTTTCAATAAAGTTAGAACATCATTATCATAAATTTCCTTTTTACTATCTGCCATCGCTAAAAACTGCTGATAAATACTCTCAAAAGATTCTTCCGATAATTCAAAACCCAAGCGCTGACTAACATATCTGAAGGCATGACGACCAGAACGGGCGGTTAGAACAATTTCCATCTCAGGTGCACCAATTGTAACAGGGTCCATGATCTCATATACATCTTTGGATTTAAGCAATCCGTCCTGATGAATCCCCGAAGAATGGGCAAAAGCATTTTCTCCAGTGATTGCCTTGTTGACCTGAATATCAAGTCCCATCGTTGCACTGACCACCCGCGAGCTTTCATAAATCTGACTTGTGTCAATCGTTGTATAGCCATTATAATAATCTGGATGTAATAAAATCCCCATCGTAACTTCTTCTAGTGAAGTATTGCCAGCTCTCTCGCCAATACCATTTATTGTACATTCTACTTTATTGGCACCATTTTTCACAGCTGCTAAAGTATTCGCCGTTGCCAAACCTGTATCATTGTGGCAATGTACACTTAGCAATACTTCAGGCGCCAGGTTTTTCAGACGCTCATCAATTCGTCCGATTAAACGACCATATTCTTCTGGAATGGCAAATCCAACGGTATCAGGCACATTAATGATCGTAGCTCCCGCTTCAACAACCGCTTCAATAGTCCGCCATAAATATTCAAAATCTCCACGGCTGGCGTCTTCTAAGGAATATTGCACATTTGGAATCAGACTGCTGGCATACTTAACAGCTCTAACCCCCATCTCAATAACGTCTTGGGGTGACTTTCTGAGTTTTTTACCCACATGAACATCAGAGGCCCCGAGAACAATATGAATGAGTGGATTTTCAGCCTCTTTAATGCTGCTATAAATACTATCAATATCACCTTGCACTGCTCGGCCGAGAGCTGCTATACCAACATCTTTACCAATTTTTCTGCTGATCGCCCGAACAGCCTCAAAATCGCCCTGGGATGAAGACGGAAATCCTACTTCCATCATATCAACTTTCATTTTAGCCAGCTGTTGAGCTACAATAAGCTTTTCTTTTAAGTTAAGTTTTGCTCCGGGTACCTGTTCGCCATCTCTTAAAGTCGTATCCAACACATAAATTTTTCTTGACATCTTTCTTCTCCTTTAATTAAAAATACTCCCTTTTCATCTCTGTTAGAGACGAAAAGGGAGCTTTCCGCGGTACCACTCTTATTCATACAAAAGTAAGCGTCAAATACAAACCACATAGAAAAGAAGCTCGACATATGAGATAATGATAAAAATCATCTCGCAAGTCGAACTTCTTTATTGGTTTATTGATGCTGATTAGTTTGGGCCAAGGACTGGCGGCAGATCTCGGGCAGCTGATCGGACCAGGGAAGAAAAGGTTCCAGTGCGACCTCGTCATCGCAGTTTATATCCGGCAGACGTTCAAAGAGAAATTTGAGATATTCATAAGGGTTGAGCTCATTAAGTTTGGCACTCTGGATCAGGCTGAAGGCAGTGGCGGAAGCTTTGGCACCATTGGCTGTTTTACAGAAAAGAAAGTTTTTTCTGGCCACAACAAAAGGCTTGATCTGTTGTTCGGCAATGTTGGTGGAAAGTTCACATTGGCCGTCAAGCAAAATGTTTTCCAGTACAGTCTGGTGTTTGAGACTGTAGTTGAGCGCTTTTCCAAAGGCGCTTTTGGGAAGGGTATTCTGCGACATTAATTTTACCCATGCGAAATAAGCTGTCATCAGCGGTTTAAGCTCTTTTTCCCGTCGCTCCTTACGCTCTTTCGGGGTCAGGTCTTCTTTTAACAGCGCTTTCTCAAAGACAAACATTTCACCTATCATCTGAACGGCCTGCCAGGCTTCGGTTTCGGTTTTTATAGTCCCTTTTGGCAATGCTTTTAGCGCATCAGTGTATTGACGTCTGGCATGGGCAAAGCAGCAGACCCGGGTAATATCGGTTACGCTGTTATAGCCGTCATAACCGTCCGTTTGAAGGATTCCTTTGAAATTTTCAAGGAAATTTTTGGGGTGTTTGCCACTCCGGGACGGCTGATATTCAAACAACGCCATGGGTTTTCCGTATTTCCCGGGACGATACAGCCACATATAGGCCTTGCTGGTACAGGCTTCCCCATCTTTAGTCAGAACTTTCAGTGATGTCTCATCAGCCATCAGAAAGCTTTCTTTTTCCAGATGTTTTTTCATCAGCCGGTAGAGGGGTTCAAGGTAACGCTCACTGCCTTTGATGATCCAGTTGGACATCGTCGCGCGGGACAGTTCAATGCCAAAGTGTTTAAAGGTCTGCTCCTGCCGGTAAAGAGGCAGGGCTGCCGCAAATTTCTGGTATAGAATATAAGCAAGCAGACTTGGCGAAACAAAGCTGCCCGAAATAACCGGATTGGGCGCTTTAGCTGTAATAATCGGCGTTTTGATCTCATGATCCTGACAGTGTCGGCAGGCATACACTTTTCTGACATGTTCCACCCGCACCACTTTGGCGGGAATCACTTTGAGCTCCTGGCGCACTTCCTCCTTCATCTGATGCAGTGAATGGTCACACACAGGGCATACTTTCTCATCTTCATTAAGATCATAAACAATGCGTTCAACCGGCAGATCATCAAAAGAATCCCGGTTCAGTCCCCGCTTTTTACGGCGGTGGGTAGCCACTTCGATGGATGGTTCTTCCTGCTCAGGGCGTTTCGTCACCTCCGGCTCATTAAAAAAAGAGATCTGGTTTTCAATTATGACAGTGTCAGCGGATTTGCCGAAGCGCTTCTGGGCATTCAGACGCAACTGTTCTTCGTACCATTTAATTTTTGCCTGCGCTTCTTCAAGTTCTGAATTCAGCCGAGTGTTTTCACTCTGAAGTTCAGTGATGACAGATAAAAAATCCAGTGCCGGATCTTGTGTTTCTGTTTCTGTTAAACTGTTTTCTTTACCCATCTGATGCTTATACCGCTTTCCTGTCATTATCCACTCCAATTACTTATGATTGGCATAATATCGCCGTTTTATGATGCTATTATACCATAGATCAGCTGACAAAAAAAGCTTTTTCAACCTTATTTTTCAGATTAAAATCCGCTGTTTCACTGGCGGATGCGCCTGTTTTTCATCAAGGGTCAGTCCATCCAGCAACCACCGGAAACTTCTTTCAGTCACAACAATGGAAGGGGCGCCACTTTTTTCCGGCCACTGGAAACAGCCGTTTTCCAGACGTTTATAATGAATCCAGAAGCCGGTCTGATCCCATACCAGGATTTTAATCAGATTCCTGCGTTTATTGCAGAATGCAAACAGGTGCATGGAAAAGGGATCTTCTTTCAGAACTTCCCTGACAATCAGGGACAGTCCATCGATACTTTTTCTGAGATCGGTGGCTCCCAGAGCTATATGCACATTTCCGGAGTTGAGGCCTGTCAACATGGATCAGGCCTTTCTGATTGCGCTAATTATATTTGTAAGATGATTCTCTGAAAATTCAGGCGGTATCATAACAACCA
This genomic interval from Eubacteriaceae bacterium ES3 contains the following:
- a CDS encoding 2-isopropylmalate synthase; translation: MSRKIYVLDTTLRDGEQVPGAKLNLKEKLIVAQQLAKMKVDMMEVGFPSSSQGDFEAVRAISRKIGKDVGIAALGRAVQGDIDSIYSSIKEAENPLIHIVLGASDVHVGKKLRKSPQDVIEMGVRAVKYASSLIPNVQYSLEDASRGDFEYLWRTIEAVVEAGATIINVPDTVGFAIPEEYGRLIGRIDERLKNLAPEVLLSVHCHNDTGLATANTLAAVKNGANKVECTINGIGERAGNTSLEEVTMGILLHPDYYNGYTTIDTSQIYESSRVVSATMGLDIQVNKAITGENAFAHSSGIHQDGLLKSKDVYEIMDPVTIGAPEMEIVLTARSGRHAFRYVSQRLGFELSEESFESIYQQFLAMADSKKEIYDNDVLTLLKNRATFSGKSCPELWQLNDYELNAKGGVVLATITLSKGEQEFVSSASDNGVVAALYGSIIKACDIPVELIDYRINSLGRGRGSMGKVSVQIRHNDEVFSGKAIEKDVMQASALALVNAINKTYLSGE
- the zupT gene encoding zinc transporter ZupT; translation: MHFSNIGIAILLTLLAGLSTGIGGLIVLTFEKTNTKLLSIALGFSAGVMIYVSFVELFYESRQLLTANLGHTSGTWVNIISFFGGMLLIAIIDKLVPSYENPHEAHLVEEATSCPADGSQKLLRVGMMTALIIAIHNFPEGMATFVSTIQNPQLGIAIAIAVAIHNIPEGMSVAIPVFCATGDRRKALRWSFFSGMAEPVGAIVAYLLLVPILNDTVFGILFGIIAGIMVFISFDELLPTAREYGEHHLSIYGLIGGMILMAISLILIG
- a CDS encoding alpha/beta hydrolase, translating into MASFYTNDQVELYYEVIGRGKPLLMLPGWTCTTRFFEKNSSVLAEDFQVILLDFRGHGESEKVMHSHRISRYAMDIKELLDHLDVSDVTVLGWSMGAAVLWSYLELFGNHRVGKLIVVDQAPLQYTGPDWSWGQNGCYDVEMFIRTCYDIKYAPREAAEGLAYGCLYHEPSSDEVKFIADEISKCPPYIRIEIMRDHTNLDWRDFLPCISVPTLVCVARNSAVFDWQGSAYVAETIPGAKVEFFEDSGHMLFWEEPEKFNRTVKDFINQK
- a CDS encoding IS66 family transposase → MTGKRYKHQMGKENSLTETETQDPALDFLSVITELQSENTRLNSELEEAQAKIKWYEEQLRLNAQKRFGKSADTVIIENQISFFNEPEVTKRPEQEEPSIEVATHRRKKRGLNRDSFDDLPVERIVYDLNEDEKVCPVCDHSLHQMKEEVRQELKVIPAKVVRVEHVRKVYACRHCQDHEIKTPIITAKAPNPVISGSFVSPSLLAYILYQKFAAALPLYRQEQTFKHFGIELSRATMSNWIIKGSERYLEPLYRLMKKHLEKESFLMADETSLKVLTKDGEACTSKAYMWLYRPGKYGKPMALFEYQPSRSGKHPKNFLENFKGILQTDGYDGYNSVTDITRVCCFAHARRQYTDALKALPKGTIKTETEAWQAVQMIGEMFVFEKALLKEDLTPKERKERREKELKPLMTAYFAWVKLMSQNTLPKSAFGKALNYSLKHQTVLENILLDGQCELSTNIAEQQIKPFVVARKNFLFCKTANGAKASATAFSLIQSAKLNELNPYEYLKFLFERLPDINCDDEVALEPFLPWSDQLPEICRQSLAQTNQHQ
- the tnpB gene encoding IS66 family insertion sequence element accessory protein TnpB (TnpB, as the term is used for proteins encoded by IS66 family insertion elements, is considered an accessory protein, since TnpC, encoded by a neighboring gene, is a DDE family transposase.) produces the protein MLTGLNSGNVHIALGATDLRKSIDGLSLIVREVLKEDPFSMHLFAFCNKRRNLIKILVWDQTGFWIHYKRLENGCFQWPEKSGAPSIVVTERSFRWLLDGLTLDEKQAHPPVKQRILI